The Iamia sp. SCSIO 61187 genomic sequence GCTGGAGGGCGGGCGCGCTCCGCAGGGCGGCGCGCCCCCGGTGCAGGAGCGACTTCACCGCCGGCACGGAGAGCTGCAGCGTCGCCGCGATCTCGTCGATGCCCACGTCGGCGCCGTAGCGCAGGGCGATGGCGGCGGCCTGGTCGTCGGGCAGAGCCCGGACGGCGGCCCAGACGTCCTCGTCGTCGAGCGCGCCCAGCGGGTCGCCGACCACGGCTCCGTCCCGGTCGACGAGGGCGCCGAGCCGTTGGACGGCCCGCCGCTCGTTCGAGGAGCGCCGGGCCGAGGAGATGGCGGCGTTGATCGCCACCCGGCGGACCCACGCCCCGGGACGATCGAGCCGCGACACCCGGCGCCAGCGCCGGTAGCACCGCTCGAAGGCGTCCTGGACGATCTCCTCGGACCGGTGCCGGTCGCCGACGATGGCGTACACGGCCGCGACCAGGCCCCGGCTCTCGCTCTCCACGAGATGGGCGAAGTCGACCATGCGCACCCGTCCTCCGCCGCACACACGCACGAGACCCGTCGGAGGTCGCGCTCGCCGCGGCGGTCGGCGTCGGGGACGACGGTAGGCGCCCGGTGGACGGGCGGTGCGTCAGGTGCGCACCGGGTGCGTCAGGACCCCGGGATCTGCGTGAGCACGGTGGCGTCGCCGGCGAGGTGGCCGCCGTCGACGACGTACTCGGCGCCGGTCACGTAGCCGGCCTCGTCGGAGCAGAGGAACAGGACCACCGGGGCCACGTCGTCGACCGTGCCCACCCTCTTGATCGGGAGGTTCTGGTAGAAGGCGGCGTCCTCGTTGCTCACGTCGCCGCCGAAGCGGGTCATGGGCGTGTCGATGCCACCGGGGTGGACCGTGTTGACCCGGATGCCACGGCGGCCCAGCTCGATGGCGGCCGAACGGCTGAGCCCCCGGATGGCCCACTTGCTGGTGGAGTACGCGGCCAGGAACGGCAGCCCCTCCATCCCGCCGTTGGACGAGATGTTGACGATCGACCCGTTGCCGCTCTTCTTCATCGAGGGCACGACGGACTTGATGCCGAGGAAGCAGCCCATGACGTTCACGTCGAGGACGGTCCGGAACCGGGCCGCGTCGTACTTGTCGATGGCGTTGAAGTCGAGGATGCCGGCGTTGTTCACCAGCGTCGTGATCGGTCCCCACGCCTCCTCGGTCTCGGCCACGACCTGCTTCCAGGCGTCCTCGTCGGTGACGTCGAGGGTCGCGGCCCGGGCCGCGTCGCCGAGGTCGGCCGCCACCGCGGCGGCCTCGTCGGCCAGGACGTCGGCCACCACGACCCTGGCCCCCTCGGCCGCGAACAGGCGGGCCTCGGCCTCGCCCTGCCCCCGCGCCGCGCCCGTGATGATGGCGATCTTCCCGTCGAGTCGTCCCACTGGGTGCTTCCTCCTGGATCAGGTGCAGCTGGTCGGAGTGGGTCTGACCCACTCCGACCACCTACGGCTTGTCGGCGCCGACGACCCACATGGCGAAGAACTGCGAGCCGCCGCCGTAGGCGTGGCCCACGGCGGTGCGGGCCCCCTCGACCTGGTGGTCGCCGGCGGTGCCCCGGACCTGCATGGCCGCCTCGGCGAAGCGGAGCATGCCCGACGCCCCGATGGGGTTGGTGCAGAGCACGCCGCCGGACATGTTGACCGGCAGGTCGCCGTCGAGGGCGGTGGCGCCCTCCTCGGTCATCTTCCAGCCGTCGCCGGGCTCGGCGAAGCCGAGGTTCTCGAGCCACATGGGCTCGAACCAGCTGAACGGGACGTACATCTCGACGCAGTCGACGTCCTTGCGGGGGTCGGTGATGCCCGCCTGCTTGTAGACGTCGGCCGCGCAGAGGGCGCCGCCCAGCGGCAGGACCGTGTCGCGCTCGGCCGACAGGGTCGGCTCGGACCGCATGGCCGTGCCCTTGATCCACGCCGGCTGGCGCCCCTCGGCGGCCGCCGCCTCGGCCACCTTCTCCGAGCCCAGCACCAGGGCGCAGGCACCGTCGCTCGACGGGCACGTCTCGGCGTAGCGGATCGGGTCCCACAGCATCATCGACTCCTTGATGGAGTCGAAGGTGATGTCGTGCTCGTGCAGGTGGGCGTAGGGGTTCTTGAGCCCGTTCTGGCGGTCCTTCAGGGCCACGAGCATCCCGATGTGGTCGGGTGAGCCCGAGCGGCGGATGTAGCTGCGCACGTGAGGGGCGAAGTAGCCGCCGGCGCCGGCGTGCAGCGGCGGGGTGAACGGGATCGGCAGCGAGAGGGCCCACATGGCCTCGCTCTCGGACTGCTTCTCGAAGGCGACGGTGAGGACCCGCTCGTGGATGCCGGCCTCGATGAGCTGGCTGGCCACGATCGCGGTCGAGCCGCCGACCGAGCCGGCGGTGTGGACCCGGAAGAGCGGCTTGCCGGTGGCGCCGAGGGCGTCGGCCAGGAACAGCTCCGGCATCATCACCCCCTCGAAGAAGTCGGGCGCCTTGCCGATCACGACGGCGTCGACGTCGGCCCACGTCATCTGGGCGTCGTCGAGGGCCCGCGAGGCGGCCTCCCGCACGAGCCCGGCCATGGAGACGTCGCCCCGCGTGGCCTGGTGCTTGGTCTGGCCGATGCCGACGACGGCGACCCTGTCCTTGCCCATCAGGCGTCCCCTTCCAGGACCGTGACCAGGTTCTGCTGCAGGCAGGGCCCGCTGGTGGCGTGGGCGACGCCGCGCTGGGCGTCCCCCGCCGAGATGCGGGTGGCGACCTCGCCGATGCGGATGAGGCCGGCGGCCATCATCACGTTGGCGGCGAGCGCCCCTCCCGACGGGTTGACGCTCACGTCGTCGCCCAGGCCGAGGGCCTCCCGCAGGATCAGCTCCTGGTGGGTGAACGGGGCGTGGAGCTCGGCCACGTCGACCGGGCCGTCGGCGACCCCGGCCTTGTCGGCCGCGATGCGGGTCGACGCGCTGACGGTGAGGTCGCGCAGCCCGAGGTGGATCGGCTCGATGCGGTGGTCGATGCCCCGGATCCAGGCCGGGCGCTCGACCTTCTCCCGGGCGACGTCGCCGGC encodes the following:
- a CDS encoding RNA polymerase sigma factor, whose amino-acid sequence is MVDFAHLVESESRGLVAAVYAIVGDRHRSEEIVQDAFERCYRRWRRVSRLDRPGAWVRRVAINAAISSARRSSNERRAVQRLGALVDRDGAVVGDPLGALDDEDVWAAVRALPDDQAAAIALRYGADVGIDEIAATLQLSVPAVKSLLHRGRAALRSAPALQPYAEGQSAP
- a CDS encoding SDR family NAD(P)-dependent oxidoreductase; translated protein: MGRLDGKIAIITGAARGQGEAEARLFAAEGARVVVADVLADEAAAVAADLGDAARAATLDVTDEDAWKQVVAETEEAWGPITTLVNNAGILDFNAIDKYDAARFRTVLDVNVMGCFLGIKSVVPSMKKSGNGSIVNISSNGGMEGLPFLAAYSTSKWAIRGLSRSAAIELGRRGIRVNTVHPGGIDTPMTRFGGDVSNEDAAFYQNLPIKRVGTVDDVAPVVLFLCSDEAGYVTGAEYVVDGGHLAGDATVLTQIPGS
- a CDS encoding thiolase domain-containing protein, with amino-acid sequence MGKDRVAVVGIGQTKHQATRGDVSMAGLVREAASRALDDAQMTWADVDAVVIGKAPDFFEGVMMPELFLADALGATGKPLFRVHTAGSVGGSTAIVASQLIEAGIHERVLTVAFEKQSESEAMWALSLPIPFTPPLHAGAGGYFAPHVRSYIRRSGSPDHIGMLVALKDRQNGLKNPYAHLHEHDITFDSIKESMMLWDPIRYAETCPSSDGACALVLGSEKVAEAAAAEGRQPAWIKGTAMRSEPTLSAERDTVLPLGGALCAADVYKQAGITDPRKDVDCVEMYVPFSWFEPMWLENLGFAEPGDGWKMTEEGATALDGDLPVNMSGGVLCTNPIGASGMLRFAEAAMQVRGTAGDHQVEGARTAVGHAYGGGSQFFAMWVVGADKP